The Litorilinea aerophila region AGGCCGCCCCGGGCCAGCAGCTCCTCGTGGGTGCCCTGCTCCACGATGCGGCCATGCTCCACGGCACAGATGAGATCCGCGTTGCGGATGGTGCTGAGCCGGTGGGCGATGACCACCGAGGTGCGCCCCCGCAACAGGCGGTCCAGGGCATCCTGGATCAGGGCCTCGGTCACCGTGTCCACGCTGGCCGTGGCCTCATCCAGGATAAGGATGCGCGGGTCGGCCAGCACGGCCCGGGCAATGCAGATGAGCTGCCGCTGGCCCACCGAGAGGTTGCTGGCCCCTTCCTGGATCTCGGTGTCGTAGCCGTCGGGCAGAGCGGTGATGAACGGGTGACAGTTGGCCAGCCGGGATGCCTCCTCCACCTCCTGGTCGGGCGCCTCGGGACGGCCGAAGCGGATGTTATCCCGGATGGTCCCGGAGAAGAGGAAGGGATCCTGGGGGACCAGGCCCATCTGGCGATGGAGGGACTGCTGGGTGACGGTGCGCACGTCGATGTCGTCGATGAGGACGGCGCCTTCGGTCACGTCGTAGAAGCGGGCGATGAGGTTGGCGATGGAGCTCTTGCCCGCGCCGGTGGGCCCCACCAGGGCCACCGTCTGGCCGGGCTCGATGACGAGATTGACGTCGTGCAGAACCGGTGCATCGTCCCGGTAGGCGAAGGTGACGTGGCGAAGCTCTACCTTCCCCACGATGGGCGGCATCTCCCGGCCGTCCGGCGGATCGGCCACCTCGGGCTCGGTGTCCAGCAGCTCCAGAACCCGCTCGCCGCCGGCCATGGCCGACTGCATGGTGGTGTAGAGCTGGCTCAGCTCCTGGATGGGTTGGAAGAAACGGGTGACGTAGGCCAGGAAGGCCACCACCACGCCCAGGGTCAGTTCGTCCTGGGCCACGGCCCGGCCGCCGAACCAGAGGACCACGGCCGTGGCCAGCATGCCCAGGAATTCCACCGCGGGTAGGAAGATGAAGGAGAGGGACATGGCCGCGATGTTGGCCTCCCGGTTGGCCTGGTTGACCACGTCGAAGCGCTCCTGGGTGGCCTCCTCCTGGGCGAAGGCCTGGATCACCCGCATGCCGGCGATGTTCTCGGCCAGGTTGCCCACCACCGCAGCGATGCGCGCCCGGGTCTGGCGGAAGGCCACCTTGGCCTGGCGGGCGAAGAGGTAGGTGGCCAGGACCATGAGGGGGATCACGGCGAAGGTGAGTAGGGCCAGCTTGGGGCTCATGGAGACCATCACCGCCACGATGCCCAGCAGGATCAGGGTGTCCCCCACCAGGGTGATCAGGCCCTGGGAGAGCAACTCGTTGATGACGCCCACGTCGTTGATGACCCGGGAGACGGTGACGCCGATGATATGGGTATCGTGGTAGCCGATGGGCAGCCGCTGCAGGTGGTGAAAGAGCTGGGAACGCAGGTTGGCCAGCACCCGCTGTCCTACCCACGAAAGGAGGTAGCTCTGGCCGGCCGAGGCCAGGTAGATGCCCACAAAGGCCGCCGCGGTCAGGCCGGCGATGCGGGTCAGGCCGGGCACGTCCCCCTGGGCAATGTACTGGTCGATAGCCACCTTGATCAGGTACGGCGTGGCCAGGGTCAGGGCCGAAGCCACCAACATGAGCACAAAGGCCACCAACATGCGCCGCCAATACGGCCGCACGAAGACCAGCAGGCGGCCGACCACCCGCACATCCAGGGGGCGCCCTTCCCGCTCTTCACCAAAGTTGCGCAGCGCACCCCGGGGGCCCATCCCGGGGCTGCCCATGCCGATGGAAAAGCTCATGGTCTTGATTCACTCCCGTTTGCGTGCCAGGGTGACGCCATCGCCGATAGGTACCAGGCTCAGGTCGATGCGGTCATCCCCGTGGAGCTTGCGGTTGAGGGCCCGAATGGCCTGGGTGCTCTTATCCTGCCGGCTTTCATCCAGCACGCCCCCACCCCACAGCACGTTGTCGATGGCGATGAGTCCGCCCGGCCGAACCAGTTGGAGGCAGGCCTCGTAGTAGGCGTCGTAGTTGTCCTTGTCTGCATCGATGAAGGCAAAGTCGAAGCTGTTGTGCTGCTGCCGGTCGGCCAGCAGCCCTTCCAGGGTCTGGAGGGCAGGGGCCAGGCGCAGGTCGATCTTGTGGGCCACGCCGGCCTTCTCCCAGAAGGGGCGGCCGATGGCCGTCCACTCGGCGCTCACGTCGCAGGCCAGCAGGTAGCCGTCCTCGGGCAGGCCCAGGGCCACCGAAAGGGCGCTGTAGCCGGTGAAGACGCCGATCTCCAGGGCCCGGCGGGCGCCCATGAGCTGCACCAAAAAGCGCAGGAACTGGGCTTCATCGGGGGACATCTGCATCCCCTTCTCGGGCA contains the following coding sequences:
- a CDS encoding class I SAM-dependent methyltransferase gives rise to the protein MANRTISLTDPLYDYLLSVSLREPAPMAELRAETARLPEKGMQMSPDEAQFLRFLVQLMGARRALEIGVFTGYSALSVALGLPEDGYLLACDVSAEWTAIGRPFWEKAGVAHKIDLRLAPALQTLEGLLADRQQHNSFDFAFIDADKDNYDAYYEACLQLVRPGGLIAIDNVLWGGGVLDESRQDKSTQAIRALNRKLHGDDRIDLSLVPIGDGVTLARKRE
- a CDS encoding ABC transporter ATP-binding protein, with the translated sequence MSFSIGMGSPGMGPRGALRNFGEEREGRPLDVRVVGRLLVFVRPYWRRMLVAFVLMLVASALTLATPYLIKVAIDQYIAQGDVPGLTRIAGLTAAAFVGIYLASAGQSYLLSWVGQRVLANLRSQLFHHLQRLPIGYHDTHIIGVTVSRVINDVGVINELLSQGLITLVGDTLILLGIVAVMVSMSPKLALLTFAVIPLMVLATYLFARQAKVAFRQTRARIAAVVGNLAENIAGMRVIQAFAQEEATQERFDVVNQANREANIAAMSLSFIFLPAVEFLGMLATAVVLWFGGRAVAQDELTLGVVVAFLAYVTRFFQPIQELSQLYTTMQSAMAGGERVLELLDTEPEVADPPDGREMPPIVGKVELRHVTFAYRDDAPVLHDVNLVIEPGQTVALVGPTGAGKSSIANLIARFYDVTEGAVLIDDIDVRTVTQQSLHRQMGLVPQDPFLFSGTIRDNIRFGRPEAPDQEVEEASRLANCHPFITALPDGYDTEIQEGASNLSVGQRQLICIARAVLADPRILILDEATASVDTVTEALIQDALDRLLRGRTSVVIAHRLSTIRNADLICAVEHGRIVEQGTHEELLARGGLYASLYARQFVELDEH